A genomic stretch from Salarias fasciatus chromosome 18, fSalaFa1.1, whole genome shotgun sequence includes:
- the LOC115406036 gene encoding myomegalin isoform X2, whose amino-acid sequence MVLILDLKMKEACRICGRELCGNQRRWIFHPTAKLNLQVLLSHALGQDLTRDGRGEFACSKCTFMLDRMYRFDTVIARVEALSIERLQRLLQEKHRLRQCIGGLYRKTNQEDAAVTLTGADNGSGDGMVDISGLTHAKYCALLQEDLVYSLYESWAEDSLDCHHHHHPQCPTGPGSEVTGSHRCAPSTPRRCRGCSHLRVADSDYEAVCKVPRKLARSISCGPSTRYSASVIGGSMAEGGAGGDGKDVEDSDEPPSSLTLVPGSQDPSGTSDSDRTLAGRVSSSPSLASLETTEEYIQSSTITDGLLSSPKEPLEDRISDSLFEEPILDPHGKASPGPSLSLAVCLLQSYNVYRPVRSAKGSKLPVLHRRSPSNAGARPSFPDPVLGMSYGTPDCERDAHLLTPELETPLIRLSADVDPDLRLAEVEDLKDLYKEYPPPPPHQSLVEEQQSQLNQYECAAGQCVSELQKAQLQVQSLQVKIHESEANNMKLQEKLNEMECELRSLRQASQSQERTIQGLTESISTKDSEAQELYQLIEGQNTTLCKLQELAHRNQLSQCKTPAGVSESLVLAQLQGELVGVQSSLFSLGLELEASQRSLRQSQRQGDDLLSFKDRLNSDLQEALQHREVTEKHNQDLRCALQKIRSELEAKEAALKESEAERYAVVQEKDRSITQLRRSLQDKEQQLQDYSEMLDSAGSTKPRDTLLDKLRERIKDRDRALERSIDDKFRCLEEQESQVRGLQLALREKERDLERLRCILANNEETITSLDGLMRGKELELEQAAEAYRNLQWQKQQSEAKERNALREKDAIIAQLQAALQTRSQETQDLTAALIARVQASPSEVVEELKARLALKEKLFQELLSDRSRQSDEHQAQINDLLNTLGSKDQYLQDYSYRLSLVIDERTGQLQELRRLLSQREQELSQLRRDRERETGAENLLKEKEALIKELMQTRKEAVQPLSEDGEAEMRALQEEMQLVLKREKETQKELSALRSSLAHQQSGGASTEAADHHCVLEQLVFEYNQLNDALRAEKRLYQNLTQIHKSDSSSEKILALHTELDSVQALRGQLDEVLARTRSLALTLDRAAKRRADFGELSTEEEEEDEEEEGDNEDGSSDEFTDSIEDDEDNAAARSLSSNQAGGAEGVAGGLVRRALSQRAEVKQLEDANRTLEVELGEIKSQLEKDGYTSVAQMRSALHRLQQEYEALRESRERAEEDYESLNQDDQDEEEEEEEEEDTEEEDEEEEEEELCPVAVGKRGPPSVCLSDEPGKRHCMRPCSLDLRTSAPHLHQPQTEAGPAGDGGELGALWRDMDEGLREQSARLRSNLALSHQENRELQERLMVSEATVHAQAEQLKDYRDLLTETSVQQASKQVQVDLQDLGYETCGRSENEAEREDTSSPEFDDLEMCTSLSHHQDGEATGGGWYGGGSSSSSNRGTLEESASLQHLVQDLRAQLTRCHKVIRGLQLRVRSLSTTSDYASSLERTPRKVNWAFQTSPAPSALEEDEGWMSDTQAVRSESKPSAELQELVARVASLEAQLSSSGSKDQAEEGKCATWPGKYSTLIQTQARELSHLRQRMREGQGVGHILTQHLGDTTKAFEELLRANDIDYYMGQSFREQLAQSSALAQRVLTKISGRERTESHDDKTGHELLALRLSKELQQKDKIIESLHMKLQQRPETPSSCHALSETTDHSDRTSLVSDEYQTTEDVELCSDLDSREYQEEQRLQEPGLGPGPGPEPNVCPSVPCPHGVLKSSSSCPNMLCSASVASAPRPCRGYDKALFTLPPPPHNQHDLSGYSHISHHAFQQYQPGGIADSHSMKSDPGLLAGGPLWDVESLVQPNVSFSAPSGHQASGSQAGVNLIEEHLREVKCLRQRLEESIRTNERLRQQLEEKLANTTRDGGAPTNIYIQGLDTVTQLSNEIRILKEENVALQSRLQASSDTGEEVAQLREAVFTARARLKQSELEAEQWKEELRRLQAHSQEQGQQIHSLRQERQAGQEKTNRLQHEVSLLQQQLCESRDLIHSLQSELHVYDRVCSSTSASKGYLCEVPGLPLELAELLGEVRSLRAQLQSSVQENSALKQLELHKQLEQKLGGGGSPRTPSLCALTASPQRESFYRRQLIHDPAPSPPVRDIGLFNCGSPGPPYSDLDDSHSTANDPLDPHSELEGEAPDGSYANRNGRHAIGHVDDFSALQQQVLEGRSLVQHMETTLQACLSPPLLEDCQRQGGEPLLDYACVKSLLSNTKTLRQILEEALSLLKMFWRAALPSTDPSVHNLKKEQCMQEEILSLKLRISEQEEVLKGTIQRLRSTSRTKESMEHFIVSQLSRTRDVLKKARTNLEKNEQRLSSLSSSSSSPDAGEDSGGAAGDRPADRGHLKDGGALGASWAPGVSGSAAIRPPAARKRSSEYLL is encoded by the exons ATGGTTTTAATCCTTGATCTCAAGATGAAGGAGGCGTGCCGCATCTGTGGACGTGAGCTCTGTGGGAACCAGCGGCGATGGATCTTCCACCCCACCGCCAAGCTCAAcctgcaggtgctgctgtcCCACGCCCTGGGCCAAGACCTGACCCGGGACGGCAGAGGGGAGTTCGCCTGCTCCAAGTGCACCTTCATGCTGGACCGCATGTACCGCTTTGACACCGTCATCGCCCGCGTGGAGGCTCTGTCCATcgagaggctgcagaggctccTCCAGGAGAAGCACCGGCTCAGGCAGTGCATCGGCGGGCTCTACCGGAAGACCAACCAGGAGGACGCCGCTGTGACTCTGACTGGAGCCGACAACGGGTCGGGAGATGGCATGGTGGATATTTCAGGTCTAACTCATGCCAAGTACTGCGCCCTTCTCCAGGAGGACCTGGTCTACTCTCTGTATGAGTCCTGGGCTGAAGACAGCCTGGACtgccaccatcaccaccaccctCAGTGTCCGACAGgcccagggtcagaggtcacaggctCACACCGCTGTGCTCCCAGCACTCCCCGGAGGTGCCGCGGCTGTTCCCACTTGCGAGTGGCGGACTCCGACTATGAAGCGGTCTGCAAGGTGCCCAGGAAGTTGGCACGGAGCATCTCGTGTGGGCCGTCAACCAGATATTCGGCCAGTGTTATCGGAGGGAGCATGGCTGAAGGAGGCGCAGGTGGAGACGGCAAAGATGTGGAAGATTCAGACGAGCCCCCCTCTTCTCTGACTCTGGTTCCGGGGTCTCAGGACCCCTCGGGGACATCAGACAGCGATCGAACCCTGGCTGGCCGAGTTAGCTCCAGCCCGTCTTTGGCTTCCCTGGAGACGACTGAGGAATACATTCAATCCAGCACCATAACAGATGGCCTGCTGAGTTCCCCCAAGGAGCCATTAGAAGACCGGATATCTGACTCCCTGTTTGAGGAGCCCATCCTAGACCCTCACGGCAAAGCCTCGCCTGGACCCAGCCTCTCTTTGGCTGTCTGCTTGTTGCAGAGTTACAATGTTTACCGGCCGGTCCGCAGCGCTAAAGGAAGCAAGCTGCCAGTCTTGCACCGGAGAAGCCCCAGTAACGCAGGCGCCAGGCCGAGCTTCCCCGACCCTGTCCTGGGGATGTCCTACGGGACCCCAGATTGTGAAAGAGACGCCCACTTACTGACACCGGAGCTGGAAACTCCACTTATCAGGCTGAGCGCTGATGTGGATCCAGATCTGAGACTGGCTGAGGTGGAGGATTTGAAAGATTTGTACAAAGAGTatcctcccccgcctccccaccag AGCcttgttgaagagcagcagagccagcTGAACCAGTACGAGTGTGCGGCCGGGCAGTGTGTCAGTGAGCTGCAGAAGGCTCAGCTGCAGGTTCAATCCCTGCAGGTCAAGATCCACGAGAGCGAGGCCAACAATATG aagctgcaggagaagctgaaCGAGATGGAGTGTGAGCTGCGATCGCTCCGTCAAGCCTCTCAGAGTCAGGAGAGAACCATCCAGGGCCTGACCGAGTCcatcagcaccaaggacagcgag GCGCAGGAGCTGTACCAGCTGATCGAAGGGCAGAACACCACCCTGTGTAAACTACAAGAACTGGCTCATCGTAACCAGCTCTCTCAGTGCAAG ACTCCAGCGGGGGTCAGCGAGTCCTTGGTGCTGGCGCAGCTGCAGGGTGAGCTGGTGGGAGTGCAGAGCTCGCTGTTCTCCctgggcctggagctggaggccagCCAGAGGAGTCTGAGGCAGAGCCAGAGGCAGGGAGACGACCTGCTGAGCTTCAAGGATCGGCTCAACTCCGACCTCCAGGAGGCCCTGCAGCACCGGGAGGTCACCGAGAAGCACAACCAGGACCTGCGCTGCGCCCTGCAGAAGATCCGCTCCGAGCTGGAGGCCAAAGAAGCGGCTCTGAAAGAGAGCGAAGCGGAGAGATACGCCGTGGTGCAGGAGAAAGACCGCAGCATCACGCAGCTCAGGCGCTCTCTGCAGGACAAGGAGCAGCAGTTGCAG GACTACTCGGAGATGCTGGATTCAGCAGGAAGCACCAAACCCAGAGATACTCTGCTGGACAAGCTGAGGGAGCGCATTAAAGACCGAGACAGAGCTCTGGAG CGCTCTATCGATGACAAGTTCCGGTGtttggaggagcaggagagtcaGGTGAGGGGGCTGCAGCTCGCCCTGAGGGAGAAGGAGCGAGATCTGGAGAGGCTGCGCTGCATCCTGGCCAACAACGAGGAGACCATCACG agTCTTGACGGTTTGATGCGGGGTaaagagctggagctggagcaggctGCAGAGGCCTACAGGAACCTCCAGtggcagaagcagcagagcgagGCGAAGGAGAGGAACGCTCTGCGGGAGAAGGACGCCATCATCGCCCAGCTGCAGGCAGCCCTGCAGACACGCAGCCAGGAGACACAG GATCTGACGGCCGCCCTCATCGCCCGGGTTCAGGCCAGTCCCtctgaggtggtggaggagctgaaggctcGGCTGGctctgaaggagaagctcttccAGGAGCTGCTGTCGGACCGCAGCCGGCAGTCCGACGAGCATCAAGCGCAGATCAACGACCTGCTCAACACCCTCGGCTCCAAGGATCAGTATCTGCAG GACTACTCCTACCGGCTCTCCTTAGTGATCGACGAGCGGACCggccagctgcaggagctgcgcagGCTGCTGTCCCAGCGAGAGCAGGAGCTGAGCCAGCTGAGGCGGGACCGGGAGAGAGAGACCGGCGCCGAGAATCTGCTCAAAGAGAAGGAAGCTCTCATCAAG GAGCTGATGCAGACTCGGAAAGAGGCCGTGCAGCCGCTTTCAGAGGACGGCGAGGCTGAGATGAGggccctgcaggaggagatgcAGCTGGTGCTGAAAAGGGAGAAAGAGACTCAG AAGGAGCTCTCTGCACTGCGCTCGTCTCTGGCTCATCAGCAGTCAGGAGGCGCCTCGACAGAAGCTGCTGATCATCAC tgtgttctgGAGCAGCTGGTGTTCGAGTACAACCAGCTGAACGACGCGCTGAGGGCAGAGAAGAGATTGTACCAGAATCTCACTCAGATTCATAAGAGTGACAG cagctcagagaagaTCCTGGCCCTCCACACAGAGTTAGATTCGGTTCAGGCGCTCCGCGGACAGCTGGACGAGGTCCTGGCTCGGACCCGTAGCCTGGCCCTGACGCTGGACAGGGCGGCCAAAAGACGGGCCGACTTTGGAG AGCTcagcactgaggaggaggaggaggatgaggaggaggaaggagacaaCGAGGATGGCAGCAGCGACGAGTTCACGGACAGCATCGAGGATGACGAGGATAACGCGGCTGCCAGAAGTTTGAGCTCCAACCAG GCCGGTGGAGCGGAGGGCGTGGCCGGCGGCCTGGTGAGGAGGGCGCTGTCTCAGAGGGCTGAGGTCAAGCAGCTGGAAGACGCCAACAGAACCCTGGAAGTGGAGCTCGGGGAGATCAAGTCCCAGCTGGAGAAGGATGGCTACACCTCTGTGGCCCAGATGAG GAGCGCCCTgcacaggctgcagcaggagtaCGAGGCTTTGAGGGAAAGCCGGGAACGGGCCGAGGAGGATTACGAGAGCCTGAATCAAGAcgaccaggatgaagaggaggaggaggaggaggaggaggatactgaagaggaagatgaggaggaggaagaggaggaattaTGTCCAGTGGCAGTGGGGAAGCGAGGCCCTCCGTCGGTCTGTCTGAGCGATGAGCCGGGGAAGAGGCACTGCATGAGGCCGTGCTCTCTGGACCTGAGGACCAGCGCGCCTCACCTCCACCAGCCCCAGACG GAGGCGGGACCGGCCGGCGACGGCGGCGAGCTGGGAGCGCTCTGGCGGGACATGGACGAGGGTCTGCGTGAGCAGTCGGCCCGTCTGCGCTCCAATCTGGCCCTGAGCCACCAGGAGAACCGGGAGCTGCAGGAGCGGCTGATGGTGTCCGAGGCCACGGTGCACGCTCAGGCCGAGCAGCTGAAGGACTACAGGGACCTGCTGA CGGAGACTTCCGTCCAGCAGGCCAGCAAGCAGGTGCAGGTGGACCTCCAGGATCTGGGCTATGAGACCTGCGGCCGCAGCGAGAACGAGGCGGAGCGGGAAGACACCAGCAGCCCGG AGTTTGACGACCTGGAGATGTGCACGTCGCTGTCCCACCATCAGGACGGCGAGGCGACGGGCGGCGGCTGgtacggcggcggcagcagcagcagcagtaaccgAGGGACGCTGGAGGAGTCGGCGTCCCTCCAgcacctggtccaggacctcCGCGCTCAGCTGACCCGCTGCCACAAAGTGATCCGCGGCCTGCAGCTGCGCGTGCGCTCCCTGTCCACCACCAGCGACTACGCCTCCAGCCTCGAGCGCACGCCCCGAAAG GTGAACTGGGCCTTCCAGACCTCGCCGGCCCCCAGCGCCCTGGAGGAGGACGAAGGCTGGATGTCTGACACTCAGGCCGTTCGCTCTGAATCCAAACCCAGcgcggagctgcaggagctggtggCGCGAGTCGCCTCCCTGGAGGctcagctgagcagcagcggcagcaaaGACCAAGCAGAGGAGGGGAAATGTGCCACCTGGCccgg GAAGTACAGCACTCTGATCCAGACTCAAGCTCGTGAGCTGTCCCACCTGCGGCAGAGGATGAGAGAGGGCCAGGGAGTCGGACACATCCTGACCCAACACCTTGGAGACACCACCAAg GCctttgaggagctgctgcggGCCAACGACATTGATTACTACATGGGTCAGAGCTTCAGGGAGCAGCTGGCTCAGAGCTCGGCGCTGGCACAGAGAGTGCTCACCAAGATCAGTGGAC GAGAACGAACAGAGAGCCACGATGATAAGACGGGACACGAGTTACTGGCCCTGCG GCTGAgcaaagagctgcagcagaaggaTAAAATCATCGAGTCGCTCcacatgaagctgcagcagcgtccCGAGACGCCGTCCAGCTGCCACGCCCTCTCCGAGACCACCGACCACTCGGACAGGACCTCCCTGGTGTCCGACGAGTACCAAACCACCGAGGATGTGGAGCTGTGCTCGGATCTGGACTCCAGAGAAtaccaggaggagcagcggctgcaggagccaggactgggaccgggaccgggaccagaacccAACG tctgtccctctgtcccctgcCCTCATGGCGTCCTCaagtcttccagcagctgtCCCAACATGCTTTGCTCTGCCAGTGTGGCTTCCGCCCCTCGTCCCTGCAGAG GTTACGACAAGGCTCTGTTCAccctccctcccccgccccACAACCAGCACGATCTCTCAGGCTACAGCCACATATCCCATCATGCCTTTCAACAGTACCAGCCGGGCGGCATCGCCGACAGCCACTCCATGAAGTCCGACCCGGGCCTGTTGGCCGGGGGGCCTTTGTGGGACGTGGAGAGCTTAGTTCAGCCGAATGTGAGCTTTTCTGCTCCGTCTGGACATCAAGCGAGCGGAAGCCAAGCAG GGGTGAATCTGATAGAGGAGCACCTGCGGGAGGTGAAGTGTCTCCGGCAGCGTCTGGAAGAGTCCATCAGGACCAATGAGAGGCttcggcagcagctggaggagaagctggccAACACCACGCgtgatggag GGGCGCCAACAAACATCTACATCCAGGGTTTGGACACCGTCACTCAACTGTCCAACGAGATCCGGATCCTGAAGGAAGAAAATGTGGCTCTGCAGTCTCGCCTGCAGGCCAGCTCAG ACACAGGCGAGGAGGTGGCGCAGCTGCGGGAGGCGGTGTTCACAGCGCGGGCCCGGCTGAAGCAGTCCGAGCTGGAGGCCGAGCAGTggaaggaggagctgaggagactGCAGGCTCACAGCCAGGAGCAGGGCCAGCAGATCCACTCCCTGAGGCAGGAGCGACAGGCCGGCCAGGAGAAAACCAACAG GCTTCAGCACGAGGtgtccctgctgcagcagcagctctgtgagagCAGAGACCTCATCCACTCGCTGCAGAGCGAGCTGCACGTCTACGATCGAGTGTGTTCCAGCACAAGCGCCAGCAAAG GCTACCTGTGCGAGGTGCCGGGCCTGCCGCTGGAGCTGGCCGAGCTGCTGGGGGAGGTGCGGAGTCTGCGAgcccagctgcagagcagcgtcCAGGAGAACAGCGCCCTcaagcagctggagctccacaagcagctggagcagaagcTGGGGGGCGGCGGCTCCCCCCGCACGCCGTCCCTCTGCGCCCTCACTGCCAGCCCGCAGAGGGAGAGCTTCTACCGGCGCCAGCTGATTCACG ACccagctccgtctcctccagtcAGGGACATTGGTCTGTTTAACTGTGGATCTCCCGGTCCCCCCTACTCAGACCTGGACGACAGCCATAGCACTGCCAATG ACCCCCTGGACCCCCACTCTGAGCTGGAGGGGGAGGCCCCCGACGGATCGTACGCCAACCGCAACGGTCGCCACGCCATCGGCCACGTGGACGACTTCAgcgcgctgcagcagcaggtcctggagggccgcagtcTCGTCCAGCACATGGAGACCACCCTGCAGGCCTGCCTGAGCCCGCCGCTGCTGGAGGACTGCCAGAGGCAGGGCGGCGAGCCG CTCCTGGACTACGCGTGCGTGAAGAGTCTCCTGTCCAACACCAAGACTCTGAGGCAGATCCTGGAGGAGGCCTTGTCTCTGCTCAAGATGTTCTGGAGAGCGGCGCTTCCCAGCACCGACCCCTCTGTTCACAACCTCAAGAAG GAGCAGTGCATGCAAGAGGAGATCTTGTCCCTGAAGCTGCGGATTTCCGAGCAGGAGGAAGTCCTGAAGGGGACGATCCAGAGACTGAGGAGCACCAGCCGCACCAAGGAGAGCATGGAGCACTTCATAGTCAGCCAGC TGTCAAGGACTCGTGATGTGCTGAAGAAAGCCAGGACGAACTTGGAG AAGAACGAGCAGAGGctctcctctctcagctcctcctcttcctctcccgaTGCCG GTGAGGACTCAGGAGGTGCTGCCGGAGACCGGCCTGCTGATCGCGGTCACCTGAAGGACGGCGGGGCTCTGGGGGCCTCCTGGGCTCCAGGGGTCTCCGGGTCTGCAGCCATTCGGCCCCCGGCAGCGAGGAAACGCAGCAGCGAATACCTTCTTTAG